The Aspergillus flavus chromosome 6, complete sequence nucleotide sequence CTAATTCCGCCAGGAACATGGTTGGAACGCCCAGTAAGACAGTAGGAGCCTGCTTCTGTATAGCCGCAACGACTGTATGTGGATCGAAGTGATCCGAAGGGAGAATAACCGAGCTACCATGCGTTAAGGACGCGAAAACCCCTGCTGCAAGAGTAAAGCTATGGAATAGTGGAGTGGGACAACAAATAATATCTTTCGGATTGAGGTTCAAGCGATCGCCCACTGTATACCCACCTCCAAGAAGGTTCCTAGCTTAACATTAGAGTGTTGTCAACATATGGCTAGGACCTTTGCATACGTGGCTGTTAACATTGCTGCTTTGGGGGTCCCTGTAGTGCCTGTGGACTGGTTAACGGGATATAACCGGGAGAGGTATTCAAGAGCTAACCAGAGGTAAATTCCATAAGAACCACGTCGTCGGGCGTGACAGCGTTCTCTGCCAATCTGAGTAAGAAGGTTGCATCAACATCGGGGCCCGTTACACCCTCTTTGTACTCCGCAAAGAGGGCCTCGTACGTTTGTAGGCCCTGGGcatattttttatagtcaTTCTGTCCTATCGTAAGAACTGCATTTAGCTCTGGAAGTGCTCCTGAAGACATGCAATTCTTCATCACATTCACATGGGTAGATAGGTCCCGACGACCGATACGAGAGGAGATGAAAACAAGCCTGCATGCTTTGCTATCTGTCAGCTTTATCGTCCATCGGTTGATTATGCTTATATTCTAGCGCTCAACTTACAGGTTCTCCGTACGGTCCTTTTCAGCTCCTCCGGTGTGTATGTGGTATGCAGGGAGACAACAGCACAGCCGATGCGTGCCCCTCCCATTAGCAATTCAATATGCTGGCATGAACTGCCGGCCATGATACCGACACAGTCGCCGTGTGCCAAACCCATACCCAATAAAGCTCTGGCTACATGCTTACTTCGTTCCGCAAGTTCATGATAAGAGAGGCTTATTCCCTGCCATGGCGACACTATTGAAGGCCTCTGGCCATAGGTAGCTGCTTGCTCATCGATGAACTTCGCGAATGTTTTTGGACATATCGGTGGCTCTGTGGGCCCGGTCTCGAACACCCGTTGCATTCCGTTTGTTTCCATATTATCATGAGTGATCTAAGACAGTGTAAGATATCATGTTGCAGGTGTAATTCCTCGTCACGAATTAAATAGGTGGTTACCACCATCATATGCCAAAAGCCGAGGTGTACGTTGGTTTTGCGGCTGAGCCAACCATGGATCAATTGGTCCCAATCAAGTTTATATCTGGTTTGCCAGAATCGGTGTCAAGGTTTCCTTGCCATACCCACAGCCACGACAGGAACATGAAGGGAACCATCGTGTTTATACCACGCGGCCTATCCTTTCTTCACCACAAACCGGAAACAGAGCAGAGCGGCTCTACGATCTTGGATTATTCGCGCCATGGGAGGCCCTCTTACCCTTAACGTATCCCGTACTATAGTTCCATACTTGTCGCCCTCTAATTTCCATCACCGGGATATATGAGTTGAGCCAGCCGCCGTCATAAATGAACAGCGATTATCTCCCATTCACACATCTCTTAGCCGGTTGCTTAACTCCACGTGCATGatggctcctcctcctgTGGTCTCTGTAGTGGGCACTGGCCTCCAGTATCCCCCGCATAAGCTTGGACCCGAGTTTGTACCTAAATTAGTGTCCAACTGCTACACGGATAATGTCGCGTAAGTGTCCCTTACCCTGGTCACTACCTACGCTAACCTGTGTTCTTATATTAGGCTACTAAAGATAATCGAGATAAACGAGAGAACAAAAATCGAGAACCGCTATAGTGTCCTACCATCAAACCATCCACTATGGTTTCAGGATCATATTCTGACAAACACAGAGTGCGATGATCTCTTCAAAAAGTATGGTATCCCCCTAGCACAAGACGCCGCGACGCAAGCCATCGAAGACTGGGGCGGCAATCTCATGGACATAACCCATGTGGTAGCTATGACCTGTACAAGTGCATCGAGCCCTGGATTCGACTGCACACTTTCTCGGAGACTAGGGCTCTCAAAGCACGTTCGCCGGACATTGTTGAGTGGGGTCACTTGTGCTGGCAGCGTAGCGGCCCTTCGTACCGCATACGACCTTCTGCGTGGCGCGACACAGGAAGGAAAGCCGGCCCGTGCTCTGGTGATTGCTGCCGAGACCATGACAGTTTATATCAGGGGATGGCTGGAGACCATCGCAAAGGAATCAATCCCGAACATTGGCCCCACTCTATTCGGAGATGGTGCATGTGCACTTGTACTCAGTAATGGGATCGGTGTGAAAGAGGGTGAAAGAGAGTCCATATGGAATATACACGGTGCTCAATCAACACTCCTGGATAGACCAGGCTGCGTCGGGATACGGTGGATGCCTTCGGGTGAGGACCAAACATATATGTCTTACCAATAACCTCGCTAATGTAACCAGGAGTTATGCCGATCATCTCCAAGGACGTTCCGAGGATGATCAAGTCGGCCTTGCCGTCTTCGTTTGGGAATCTCATTACTAACTCTCCCTCCCTTCGCTTGGAAGAGTCTAACTTTAATCCCAGTACATACGATTGGGCATTGCATCCCGGTGGTGCCGCGATCCTGACGGGTGCTGAGCATGCTTTAGGACTTGCCTCTCATGATCACCTACGGATGAGCTACAAGTGCTACCGTAGTGCAGGCAATACCAGCTCGGCGACTGTTCTTAGTATCTTGCATCGGTTAGCACGGGCGTATCGAGAGGGGCTATCAGGTCGTTCAAAGGTGATTGGTGCTGCATTTGGTGCTGATATAACCGTGGAGATGATAGTCCTTACGAAGCCGTCATGTGAGCTAGTGCATTGATCTGTATCTCTACAAGTGGGCAATAAGATACATATATGCTATGAACTTGAAGTGTGTACGGGGGAAAATTTATACCTTGACTTCAACCACTCCGGCTTGACAATGATTTActcaattatatatatccaccTCGACTAGTGGTAGTCGGTTATACGTAGACATTCATTGGACATGGTATactgttttctttcactttctAGACGAATTACTCCATGTAACTTAGGAAAGGTCTTCCATTGGATAGTCGTCGTCTTCTCGAACCATAAGAGCTGTTGATGCAGTAAAAGCCATTTATACGTTCGAATAAGGATAGATGACTCAGCTGCATAGTTGAGTCATTGTGACACTAAGCCCGATTAGGATACCGACTCCTCACATGACCGAGTTAAGCTCATTAGCTTGCCTTAGGGTCTCCATAACGCAATGCAGTCATCCCATCTTGGCAGTTTCCTTATATCCTGGACTCGTCTGGAATTTACAATGAGAACCCTTCATCTTGTACAAAGTCCCATTCACTCGCTATCTTCTCCAGTCCAGAACAATGAGTATAACGGACATTTTTTCGGTCGACATCGCTCTCCGAACCGGACAAAATAACACCCATGAGTCATATCTTTACTCCCATTTGACGGGAGATAAGATCCATGGCGTAGTCACCGTTCGTTCTCATTGTGATATTCGTGTTGACGGGATCGAAGTATCGTTTATAGGTATGTAGTAATACACCATAAGAATCTAAAAGTGTCTAACAATGGCAACAGGAGAGGAACGTACAATACTACAAACTGGAAAAGCCTACCGTCAATTCCAGGATCTCAAATATTTAATTGATGactcttcttttccacctgGAAAGCTCTTCAAAGAACGTCACCGATATCAGTTCGAATTCACCTTTGAGGTACCAGACCATCTATCACCGGATGTCTGCAACCATAAGATTACCAGCCCAACCATCCGACAGGCTCATCTACGGCCTCCCCCAAGCTTCGGTGATCCCTCGGTATCTGGGCTTGGAGGCAAGTTAAAGGATGACTATGCACCTCCCACATGCAAAATTCTGTATACCATCCAAGCCGCTTTGTTCCGCAATATTCCCGTGATCGACAAGCGGGATATCTTGCTGGTACACAAGATCAAGCTACGAGTCAAACCGGCAGTCGACGAATGGCC carries:
- a CDS encoding putative AMP dependent ligase/synthetase encodes the protein METNGMQRVFETGPTEPPICPKTFAKFIDEQAATYGQRPSIVSPWQGISLSYHELAERSKHVARALLGMGLAHGDCVGIMAGSSCQHIELLMGGARIGCAVVSLHTTYTPEELKRTVRRTSCRLVFISSRIGRRDLSTHVNVMKNCMSSGALPELNAVLTIGQNDYKKYAQGLQTYEALFAEYKEGVTGPDVDATFLLRLAENAVTPDDVVLMEFTSGTTGTPKAAMLTATNLLGGGYTVGDRLNLNPKDIICCPTPLFHSFTLAAGVFASLTHGSSVILPSDHFDPHTVVAAIQKQAPTVLLGVPTMFLAELEVMAKEPADMSFRAAVVGGSAVTSALRKNIRTVMKAKDVYAVYGMTETGATFIGSLDGLEESTGMVGCVMPHICAKILNKSGQIARPMEKGELYTSGFALQKGYFGEEEKTLETMTQDQDGKIWMRTGDEAVIDESGFCRITGRIKDIIIRGGENISPLEIESRLASHPYIGEASVLGLPDAKYGEVVGCFLKSAPNAQKLSDEEVQGWVRETLAWHKTPVYIFWIGDPGVADDFPRTGTGKHQKHIMKKIGERLIAVRRSGVCEPRLMCESFCSVTTHSSVGNNSLINCV
- a CDS encoding thiolase-like protein, which translates into the protein MAPPPVVSVVGTGLQYPPHKLGPEFVPKLVSNCYTDNVALLKIIEINERTKIENRYSVLPSNHPLWFQDHILTNTECDDLFKKYGIPLAQDAATQAIEDWGGNLMDITHVVAMTCTSASSPGFDCTLSRRLGLSKHVRRTLLSGVTCAGSVAALRTAYDLLRGATQEGKPARALVIAAETMTVYIRGWLETIAKESIPNIGPTLFGDGACALVLSNGIGVKEGERESIWNIHGAQSTLLDRPGCVGIRWMPSGVMPIISKDVPRMIKSALPSSFGNLITNSPSLRLEESNFNPSTYDWALHPGGAAILTGAEHALGLASHDHLRMSYKCYRSAGNTSSATVLSILHRLARAYREGLSGRSKVIGAAFGADITVEMIVLTKPSCELVH